Proteins from one Cryptomeria japonica chromosome 4, Sugi_1.0, whole genome shotgun sequence genomic window:
- the LOC131060425 gene encoding uncharacterized protein LOC131060425: protein MESDQLKVNRSSLESGFDKCKRPTKTWKKGPTRGKGGPENALCEYRGVRQRTWGKWVAEIREPKKRARLWLGSFATAQEAAIAYDEAARRLYGPGAHLNLPERYNNLQQQKPQASSSANGSMLATLIGDDSIARSRYIREKLLGFNNSPGFNLQPLGCNFLDLPTSSSSLSSYSNTNPFRILEVRTRPLGERGSLQTQPELKARTQPFSERGSLGTQPKLRTHPLAEHSINQRGSLGTQTELGTRSQSLGEHPMNGRGSVGSQADLRLRTQPLGEPSINGRGSLSTQPRPNSGHLCTSLNGNVWPNLHHIRQKLQEMKYLNNNCDVKGNNCPDQAPLLLSYDDNTLSNYNSSVPLLQKGHMTDATALPPENAEVNDCTSMASQQVDLREFLEQLGVIEAPSVKNKEDEAYPSVSEFILPIGSSQYSSKIESFDETSWDSIAGVSLPDFIENDYLLENQHNIDNQISQTQLQSFSESIWDFEDQRQEQQQNDIVDYENFENCLPTNHLVNLI from the coding sequence ATGGAGAGTGATCAATTAAAGGTGAACAGATCAAGCCTAGAGAGTGGGTTTGACAAATGTAAAAGGCCTACAAAAACATGGAAAAAGGGGCCTACAAGAGGTAAAGGAGGACCAGAGAATGCTTTGTGTGAATACAGAGGAGTAAGGCAGAGAACATGGGGGAAATGGGTGGCTGAAATCAGAGAGCCCAAGAAGAGAGCCAGGCTTTGGCTTGGATCTTTTGCTACAGCACAAGAAGCAGCCATAGCTTATGATGAAGCTGCTAGAAGATTGTATGGTCCAGGTGCCCATCTGAATTTGCCTGAAAGGTACAACAATTTGCAGCAGCAAAAGCCTCAAGCTTCATCCAGTGCTAATGGGTCAATGTTGGCTACATTGATTGGAGATGATAGTATTGCTAGATCTAGGTATATTAGAGAAAAACTGTTAGGATTCAATAACTCCCCAGGTTTCAACCTGCAACCTCTTGGCTGCAATTTTCTTGATCTACCAACTTCATCTTCATCCCTTTCATCCTACTCTAACACTAACCCATTTAGAATTTTGGAGGTAAGAACCAGGCCATTGGGAGAGAGAGGATCTTTACAGACTCAGCCTGAGCTAAAGGCAAGGACTCAACCATTTTCAGAAAGGGGGTCTTTAGGCACTCAACCTAAGCTAAGGACTCACCCATTGGCAGAGCATTCAATTAACCAGAGAGGATCTTTAGGCACACAGACTGAGCTAGGGACAAGGTCTCAGTCGTTAGGAGAGCACCCAATGAATGGGAGAGGATCAGTAGGTTCCCAAGCTGATCTAAGGTTAAGGACTCAACCATTGGGAGAGCCCTCCATCAATGGCAGAGGGTCTTTAAGCACTCAACCTAGACCAAATTCAGGTCATTTGTGCACCAGTTTAAATGGGAATGTGTGGCCAAACCTCCATCACATTCGGCAGAAGCTGCAGGAGATGAAATACCTGAACAACAATTGTGATGTAAAGGGTAACAACTGCCCAGATCAAGCTCCCCTGTTATTGAGTTATGATGACAATACTCTCAGCAATTACAATTCTTCGGTTCCACTGTTGCAGAAGGGTCACATGACTGATGCTACTGCTCTTCCTCCTGAGAATGCAGAGGTAAATGATTGCACTTCAATGGCTTCCCAGCAGGTCGACCTGAGAGAGTTTTTAGAGCAGTTGGGAGTAATTGAAGCTCCTTCTGTAAAGAATAAGGAAGATGAAGCATACCCATCAGTTTCAGAGTTCATATTACCCATAGGCTCAAGTCAGTACTCCAGCAAAATTGAATCCTTTGACGAAACATCATGGGATTCCATTGCAGGAGTCTCTCTCCCCGATTTCATTGAAAATGATTATCTTTTGGAGAACCAGCATAACATTGATAACCAAATCAGCCAAACCCAACTGCAGTCTTTTTCTGAATCTATTTGGGATTTTGAAGATCAACGGCAGGAGCAGCAGCAAAATGACATTGTGGATTATGAAAACTTTGAGAATTGTCTTCCCACAAACCACCTTGTTAACCTTATCTAA